A section of the Schistosoma haematobium chromosome ZW, whole genome shotgun sequence genome encodes:
- the NDUFB6_1 gene encoding NADH dehydrogenase (ubiquinone) 1 beta subcomplex, 6, variant 4 (EggNog:ENOG410VJQ9~COG:C) encodes MTSSSPETNLKIDPEVLEIQKKIYKELLLKQYDLKRGSKFLPIDIEPFKHQRHRLALPFTDEDRAARRQYLKDQLLSEREPVNVPEWTRVNIFRRIYRMPFDALTNLVRPIIVSLHPILFHVKGDHRSWYFRAAIPKVTCTLILFWFAWYRIKYCDNWETCAKAVKSKAYRRQMWPGQPEFSTAWKVDDFGMEGFDQRTALLGDKLVTSGA; translated from the exons ATGACATCTAGTTCCCCAGAAACTAATCTTAAGATCGACCCAGAAGTTCTAGAGATCCAGAAAAAGATATATAAAGAACTTTTACTAAAACAATATGATCTTAAGAGAGGGAGCAAATTCCTTCCGATAGATATTGAGCCATTTAAACATCAACGCCATCGTTTGGCACTACCTTTCACAGATGAAGACCGCGCTGCTAGAAGACAGTATCTTAAAGATCAGTTATTGTCAGAAAGGGAACCAGTAAATGTTCCCGAGTGGACGCGTGTCAATATATTCCGAAGAATATATAGAATGCCTTTTGATGCACTTACAAATCTAGTTAGACCCATAATCGTAAGTTTGCATCCAATTTTATTTCACGTTAAGGGAGATCATAGAAGTTGGTACTTTCGTGCTGCTATACCGAAGGTTACATGTACATTAATATTGTTCTGGTTCGCATGGTATCGTATCAAATACTGTGAT AACTGGGAAACGTGCGCCAAGGCAGTAAAATCTAAAGCTTATAGAAGGCAAATGTGGCCA GGTCAACCGGAATTCTCCACTGCTTGGAAAGTAGACGATTTCGGAATGGAAGGCTTTGATCAGAGAACTGCTCTCCTTGGAGACAAGTTGGTTACCAGTGGAGCTTGA
- the NDUFB6_1 gene encoding NADH dehydrogenase (ubiquinone) 1 beta subcomplex, 6, variant 2 (EggNog:ENOG410VJQ9~COG:C), producing the protein MTSSSPETNLKIDPEVLEIQKKIYKELLLKQYDLKRGSKFLPIDIEPFKHQRHRLALPFTDEDRAARRQYLKDQLLSEREPVNVPEWTRVNIFRRIYRMPFDALTNLVRPIIVSLHPILFHVKGDHRSWYFRAAIPKVTCTLILFWFAWYRIKYCDGQPEFSTAWKVDDFGMEGFDQRTALLGDKLVTSGA; encoded by the exons ATGACATCTAGTTCCCCAGAAACTAATCTTAAGATCGACCCAGAAGTTCTAGAGATCCAGAAAAAGATATATAAAGAACTTTTACTAAAACAATATGATCTTAAGAGAGGGAGCAAATTCCTTCCGATAGATATTGAGCCATTTAAACATCAACGCCATCGTTTGGCACTACCTTTCACAGATGAAGACCGCGCTGCTAGAAGACAGTATCTTAAAGATCAGTTATTGTCAGAAAGGGAACCAGTAAATGTTCCCGAGTGGACGCGTGTCAATATATTCCGAAGAATATATAGAATGCCTTTTGATGCACTTACAAATCTAGTTAGACCCATAATCGTAAGTTTGCATCCAATTTTATTTCACGTTAAGGGAGATCATAGAAGTTGGTACTTTCGTGCTGCTATACCGAAGGTTACATGTACATTAATATTGTTCTGGTTCGCATGGTATCGTATCAAATACTGTGAT GGTCAACCGGAATTCTCCACTGCTTGGAAAGTAGACGATTTCGGAATGGAAGGCTTTGATCAGAGAACTGCTCTCCTTGGAGACAAGTTGGTTACCAGTGGAGCTTGA
- the NDUFB6_1 gene encoding NADH dehydrogenase (ubiquinone) 1 beta subcomplex, 6, variant 3 (EggNog:ENOG410VJQ9~COG:C), with the protein MTSSSPETNLKIDPEVLEIQKKIYKELLLKQYDLKRGSKFLPIDIEPFKHQRHRLALPFTDEDRAARRQYLKDQLLSEREPVNVPEWTRVNIFRRIYRMPFDALTNLVRPIIGDHRSWYFRAAIPKVTCTLILFWFAWYRIKYCDNWETCAKAVKSKAYRRQMWPGQPEFSTAWKVDDFGMEGFDQRTALLGDKLVTSGA; encoded by the exons ATGACATCTAGTTCCCCAGAAACTAATCTTAAGATCGACCCAGAAGTTCTAGAGATCCAGAAAAAGATATATAAAGAACTTTTACTAAAACAATATGATCTTAAGAGAGGGAGCAAATTCCTTCCGATAGATATTGAGCCATTTAAACATCAACGCCATCGTTTGGCACTACCTTTCACAGATGAAGACCGCGCTGCTAGAAGACAGTATCTTAAAGATCAGTTATTGTCAGAAAGGGAACCAGTAAATGTTCCCGAGTGGACGCGTGTCAATATATTCCGAAGAATATATAGAATGCCTTTTGATGCACTTACAAATCTAGTTAGACCCATAATC GGAGATCATAGAAGTTGGTACTTTCGTGCTGCTATACCGAAGGTTACATGTACATTAATATTGTTCTGGTTCGCATGGTATCGTATCAAATACTGTGAT AACTGGGAAACGTGCGCCAAGGCAGTAAAATCTAAAGCTTATAGAAGGCAAATGTGGCCA GGTCAACCGGAATTCTCCACTGCTTGGAAAGTAGACGATTTCGGAATGGAAGGCTTTGATCAGAGAACTGCTCTCCTTGGAGACAAGTTGGTTACCAGTGGAGCTTGA
- the NDUFB6_1 gene encoding NADH dehydrogenase (ubiquinone) 1 beta subcomplex, 6 (EggNog:ENOG410VJQ9~COG:C): MTSSSPETNLKIDPEVLEIQKKIYKELLLKQYDLKRGSKFLPIDIEPFKHQRHRLALPFTDEDRAARRQYLKDQLLSEREPVNVPEWTRVNIFRRIYRMPFDALTNLVRPIIVSLHPILFHVKGDHRSWYFRAAIPKVTCTLILFWFAWYRIKYCDVCYVFNINHCSELGNVRQGSKI; the protein is encoded by the coding sequence ATGACATCTAGTTCCCCAGAAACTAATCTTAAGATCGACCCAGAAGTTCTAGAGATCCAGAAAAAGATATATAAAGAACTTTTACTAAAACAATATGATCTTAAGAGAGGGAGCAAATTCCTTCCGATAGATATTGAGCCATTTAAACATCAACGCCATCGTTTGGCACTACCTTTCACAGATGAAGACCGCGCTGCTAGAAGACAGTATCTTAAAGATCAGTTATTGTCAGAAAGGGAACCAGTAAATGTTCCCGAGTGGACGCGTGTCAATATATTCCGAAGAATATATAGAATGCCTTTTGATGCACTTACAAATCTAGTTAGACCCATAATCGTAAGTTTGCATCCAATTTTATTTCACGTTAAGGGAGATCATAGAAGTTGGTACTTTCGTGCTGCTATACCGAAGGTTACATGTACATTAATATTGTTCTGGTTCGCATGGTATCGTATCAAATACTGTGATGTATGTTACGTATTTAACATTAATCATTGCTCAGAACTGGGAAACGTGCGCCAAGGCAGTAAAATCTAA